Genomic window (Leishmania infantum JPCM5 genome chromosome 27):
AGATCGTAAGATTGTGGAGCAGATCTCCAACACGATGGCTAACTCCTCCCTGTTTaagatggagaaggaggacCACACACTGGCGAACCTGCTGCGCATGAAGCTGCACGAGTCGCCATTTGTGCAGATTGCGGGCTACCGAGTACCGCATCCAACAAAGCATAACgtggagctgcgcgtgcaAACGGCGTCGAACGGGACGGACGCGCCAGTCCCTGCCCCGAAAAAGGCGCTGCAAGACGCGATCAACGGCTGCTTGAAGGATTTAGAGGTGTttgaggagcagctgcggcgcgagGCACAGCTGAAGGGTCTCGAGGCGTCCCCATCATGAGCAGATGGGAATAAAAGAGTAAACGTGTGCCCCGGGGACAGGATCGCTGCGAGGTGTGGATACACGCTCATGTCTGTCAGCGTGCGCTGGCCCCTCGACATCCGGACCATCCGTCGGCGTCTTTTTCTATGTTGACTGCGTGTATAGGGAAGTGGTTTgcagatgcgcacgcgccatcAACGCTTCTGTGTCTTGTCAAACGTGTGGTTTGTGATGCGGCTCGATCTTTGCTGGGCCACAGgtatgcgtgtctgtgcccACCTGTGTGTGGGCCTAGTTTTCCGTTagcctcctctccctctcccggCGCGCGGGCTTTCCCTTCTAAAGCTGCGTGAAGGGATCGGCTTGTAGAGAGGGCCGCACCAGCTGCCACGCATGCGCATCTGCCACAACGTACAAACAAGCAGAGGATATACTGGTAATAGCTCACCGTCGCCTTTTTCTTCGAAGTGGCAGCACAGCGTCTGAGAAGCTCGTGTGCTTCGTTCAGCGCGTGCTTCCGATGCTTTCTCAGTGACTGATCGGAAGCCACAGAGCCCTCTTGCCTGTTTTTCACCTCCGTGGTGGGTGCCACATGGTGGTTTGCTCGCCTCCATCTGTCTCGCTGCCGTatgttttgtttgtttgttttggtTCGCTGCTGGCACTTCGTCTTCCTTCCTCGCTCGTTGGCTTGCTTTTTCTCTGTCGTTGGCGAAGAAATGACCATCTCGTCGTGCGGGGTGGGACAGCAGAGGCGCAAACACAAAGCGGATCAGCGACAGACGCAAGTCCCTCCCCCAAACAGCAACTGCGACTCTTCGCTGCGTTCACACATGCACCCCTCGCCATCAGGGTTCTTTCCTTCCTCATCAACGCCCTTCAACTCCAgggcaaagagagaggagcgcgGCAGACATCTCTTCCTGATGGCGACGAGTGCACTATTCTCGTGATCTTGTTCTTTCTTCGGCGCCTCTCCGATACCCGCTTCCCTTCGATGGGGTTGCGCTGTGCAGGGCTGCATCGGTACTGCTActccgtcagcgtcgtcgaaGCGCCCGCCAGGCCCGCTTTCCCCGGCTTCTCTGTCTCTACACTGAATCCCTCCATGCCTGTCTTTCTCTGTGAACTCTGACGAGGAAAGAAGGCGATGCTGATACGAGGCGCCGCTCCGTGCTAACCGTTCAGCGATCATGAATGTtgcggctgtgcgtgcgttcaTGCGGCCGGATTGGTGCCGCTGTGCGAGCTGGGGGaactgctgcgcgcgtgcccgcGCAGTCTGCCCGCCCCACAGAGCCCGGCGACCGTGTCGGAggaaggtgccgccgctctctgGGAGCGCCGAGGGTGAGGTGGACAAGCGGTGCTagtgcgccgcagcgagcacAGCACTGCGCACCAGGCCGTTCGCGACGACCGCCGCGGTGTACGGCCtgtgcgccgacgccacctTGCACGAatggcgggggggggggctgcgcGCATAAAGCAGGCGACAGAGTACGCCGCCATGACGGGCACGCGATGGGGCAGCGGCCCCGCCGATCGCGTAGGTGTGGCAGCGCACAGttcggtgcgctgcggctttTGAGACGCCTTTTCTTGTCTGCTGGGGCTACGGCTGCCCTTTATGTGGGCAGCACGTCTGCCATCGCTGCTTTGAGCACCGACTATCCACACAGCCGTGCAGTCAATGCGGAGTTTCATGGCTGCATGTCTCCCTTGCCGCACCTGGTCCACGACACGTTGCACAGAACCCGGCGAGACCCCCGCGGACAGGCCTAGCCGCGATCCCGGATACCaagcgcgacggcgcacaACTGGTGACACGGGGAGGTGAGACAGTAAGCTCGAAGGGCGGGTGGCTCCGTGCTCTCATCTGTGGACACAAGCACAAGCGTGTACGCGAATTAGTGCTCCTGGATACAAAAAAAAGCCGAAGACGCTCTCAATGCCGAACCGTTATGGCCCTCCGTGtaactctctctctctgcacttcctccctctcctctctcccccctctcgtgaaggcgaaggaaCAGACGTATTGATGCATTCTTTACATCTGAAGTAACGCACGTGCTgtcacctccctccccctcccctgcgcCTCTGTTTGTTCTTTCGGCtgcgttttgtgtgtgtgtgtgtcttctttCTCTGGGGTGCTgcacccacccctcccctcccccatacccgcagcgctgccgtgcacgcaCCAGCCCACTACccagcacacgcagcgctgccttcaTTCCGTTTTTCCTTCGTTGCTCGTTTGGTGCCTGCAATCATTTCTTTAGCGGCTCCAGTAGCGACACGCCACGGCAGCTCAGAGGCTTGTGGAAGCCGTTTCGCGCAGCCATGCACCCCGAGTCCACCGCCTTCCGCACGCCATCTTCGGGTGTAGCCACGGAGGACACAACAATCATACCCTCGTACTCAAAGGCAGAGTCGACAGATGGTGCGCCTCCGGTCGCCCCGCCAGCCGCACTCGCAGACCCACAGCTAGCGACTTTATCAGCCCAAAGTGTGAACGCATCTTTTGCACTCAcatgccgcagcagctccatgCTTGCCTCCCAGGCGCAGCTATCCAGATCGCACGGTCCGGCATCGATATCTCGCCCTCACTCCGACGTCGGCCTCGACGGTGAGCCAGCGGCGCCTTTCGAGGTGCCGCACTTCTCGactgtctctctcctcatTGTGTGGAT
Coding sequences:
- a CDS encoding DNA-directed RNA polymerase II-like protein, which encodes MAVPHGMLISRNDITPDSLVDLPGDRKIVEQISNTMANSSLFKMEKEDHTLANLLRMKLHESPFVQIAGYRVPHPTKHNVELRVQTASNGTDAPVPAPKKALQDAINGCLKDLEVFEEQLRREAQLKGLEASPS